In a genomic window of Stakelama saccharophila:
- a CDS encoding alpha-ketoacid dehydrogenase subunit beta, giving the protein MNMIQAVNSAMDVMMARDENVVVMGEDVGYFGGVFRATAGLQKKYGKQRVFDTPITECGIIGVAVGMGAYGLRPVPEIQFADYIYPALDQLVSEAARLRYRSAGEFTAPITVRSPFGGGIFGGQTHSQSPESIFAHVSGLKTVIPSTPYDAKGLLIAAIEDNDPVLFFEPKRIYNGPFDGHWDGPSKNWSKHPGGEVPTGYYRIPLGKANTVREGGDVTILCYGTMVHVCQNVVKETGVDAEIIDLRSIVPVDIAAIEESVTKTGRCMIVHEATRTMGFGAELSALVQERCFYHLEAPVTRVTGFDTPYPHSLEWAYFPGPVRIGEALKNIMKD; this is encoded by the coding sequence ATGAACATGATCCAGGCGGTCAATTCGGCGATGGACGTGATGATGGCGCGTGACGAAAACGTCGTCGTGATGGGCGAGGATGTCGGCTATTTCGGCGGCGTCTTCCGCGCGACGGCGGGCCTGCAGAAGAAATACGGCAAGCAGCGCGTGTTCGATACGCCGATCACCGAATGCGGCATCATCGGCGTTGCCGTCGGCATGGGCGCCTATGGCCTCCGGCCCGTGCCCGAAATCCAGTTCGCCGATTACATCTATCCCGCGCTCGACCAGCTCGTGTCCGAAGCGGCGCGGCTGCGCTACCGCTCGGCGGGCGAATTCACCGCGCCGATCACCGTGCGCTCGCCCTTCGGCGGCGGCATCTTCGGCGGACAGACGCACTCGCAATCGCCCGAATCGATCTTCGCGCATGTGTCGGGGCTGAAGACGGTGATCCCCTCGACCCCCTATGACGCCAAGGGGCTGTTGATCGCGGCGATCGAGGACAATGACCCGGTGCTCTTCTTCGAGCCCAAGCGCATCTATAACGGCCCGTTCGACGGGCACTGGGACGGGCCGTCGAAGAATTGGTCGAAACATCCCGGCGGCGAGGTGCCGACCGGATATTACCGCATCCCGCTGGGCAAGGCGAACACGGTGCGCGAGGGCGGCGACGTCACCATCCTGTGCTACGGCACGATGGTCCATGTCTGCCAGAACGTGGTCAAGGAAACCGGCGTCGATGCCGAGATCATCGACCTGCGCTCGATCGTGCCCGTCGATATCGCGGCGATCGAGGAATCGGTGACAAAGACCGGCCGCTGCATGATCGTGCACGAGGCGACGCGGACGATGGGCTTCGGCGCGGAACTGTCGGCGCTGGTGCAGGAGCGCTGCTTCTATCACCTCGAAGCGCCGGTGACGCGCGTCACCGGGTTCGACACGCCGTACCCTCACAGCCTCGAATGGGCCTATTTCCCCGGCCCGGTCCGCATCGGCGAGGCGCTCAAGAACATCATGAAGGATTGA
- a CDS encoding dihydrolipoamide acetyltransferase family protein: protein MARFEFRLPDIGEGISEAEVVAWHVKVGDRVEEDQQLADMMTDKATVEMESPVAGEILELAGEAGDMIPIGSTLVVIETEGDEAAVEEQVAAETPGKEAEAEAEAACTTDEQDEAIREKAKEGLSKPSVGAEPVEALPSSSAAADKKEGGFDKLSPTGEGGAADRPVLASPAVRKRAKDLGIDLADVRGDGERVRHGDLDAYLRYGSGEGYLAPQANRGWADETVKVIGMRRRIAENMAASKRNIPHFTYVEEIDVTELEAMRASLNANRGQRPKLTVLPFIIVAICRALPDFPMINARYDDEGGVVTRSGTVNLGMATQTDAGLMVPVIRDAQDKNVWQLASEINRLAEAARTGKATSEEMQGGTLTVTSLGPLGGVATTPVINRPEVAIIGPNRIVERPVFDGDDIRRAKLMNLSISCDHRVVDGYDAASYVQAVKKLLETPVLLFAD from the coding sequence ATGGCACGTTTCGAATTCCGCCTGCCCGACATCGGCGAAGGCATTTCCGAGGCCGAGGTCGTCGCATGGCATGTCAAGGTCGGTGATCGCGTGGAGGAGGATCAGCAGCTCGCCGACATGATGACCGACAAGGCGACGGTCGAGATGGAAAGTCCGGTCGCAGGCGAGATCCTCGAACTGGCGGGCGAGGCCGGCGACATGATCCCGATCGGATCGACGCTGGTGGTGATCGAGACCGAGGGCGACGAGGCCGCGGTAGAGGAACAGGTCGCGGCCGAGACTCCGGGCAAGGAAGCCGAGGCCGAGGCGGAGGCCGCCTGCACGACCGACGAGCAGGATGAAGCGATTCGCGAAAAGGCGAAGGAGGGGTTGTCCAAACCCTCCGTTGGCGCTGAGCCTGTCGAAGCGCTGCCTTCTTCTTCGGCGGCGGCGGACAAAAAGGAAGGGGGCTTCGACAAGCTCAGCCCGACCGGTGAAGGTGGAGCAGCCGACCGCCCCGTCCTCGCCTCGCCCGCGGTGCGCAAGCGGGCGAAGGACCTCGGCATCGACCTCGCCGATGTGCGCGGCGACGGCGAGCGGGTGCGGCACGGCGATCTCGATGCCTATCTGCGCTACGGCTCGGGCGAAGGCTATCTCGCGCCGCAGGCGAATCGCGGCTGGGCCGACGAGACGGTCAAGGTCATCGGCATGCGCAGGCGGATCGCCGAGAATATGGCGGCGTCGAAGCGCAACATCCCGCACTTCACCTATGTCGAGGAAATCGACGTCACCGAGCTGGAGGCGATGCGCGCGTCGCTCAACGCCAATCGCGGGCAGCGGCCCAAGCTCACCGTGCTGCCGTTCATCATCGTCGCGATCTGCCGCGCGCTGCCCGATTTCCCGATGATCAACGCGCGTTATGACGACGAGGGCGGCGTAGTCACGCGCTCCGGCACGGTCAATCTGGGCATGGCGACGCAGACCGATGCCGGGCTGATGGTCCCCGTCATCCGCGATGCGCAGGACAAGAATGTCTGGCAGCTCGCATCCGAGATCAACCGCCTCGCCGAAGCCGCGCGCACCGGCAAGGCGACATCGGAGGAAATGCAGGGCGGCACGCTGACCGTCACCTCGCTCGGGCCGCTGGGTGGTGTCGCGACGACGCCGGTCATCAACCGTCCCGAGGTCGCGATCATCGGCCCCAACAGGATCGTCGAGCGGCCGGTCTTCGACGGAGACGACATCCGCCGCGCCAAGCTGATGAATCTGTCGATCAGTTGCGACCACCGCGTCGTCGACGGCTATGACGCCGCCAGCTACGTGCAGGCGGTGAAAAAGCTGCTCGAGACGCCGGTGCTGCTGTTCGCGGACTGA
- a CDS encoding YciI-like protein — protein MAHFLLIYDLAPDYLERRAALRDEHLTLAWEAADRGELVLGGALDEPVDRAVLLFQGDDPDVAARFAAADPYVTQGLVTHWQVRRWTTVIGKDAATPVR, from the coding sequence GTGGCGCATTTCCTCCTGATCTACGACCTGGCGCCCGATTATCTCGAGCGCCGGGCCGCGCTGCGCGACGAGCATCTGACGCTGGCGTGGGAAGCGGCGGATCGCGGCGAGCTGGTGCTGGGCGGGGCGCTCGACGAACCGGTCGACCGGGCGGTGCTGCTGTTCCAGGGCGACGATCCGGACGTGGCCGCGCGGTTCGCCGCGGCCGATCCCTATGTGACGCAAGGGCTGGTCACGCACTGGCAGGTGCGGCGCTGGACCACGGTGATCGGAAAGGACGCAGCCACCCCGGTTCGCTGA
- a CDS encoding DUF4163 domain-containing protein has product MTRFAPTLVLLAGFGLAACNGGTDGESDPAGENATVAGHVAPTGNQASPVSPQPERTEAIDLKEKSDALEFSYRIPAEAAAIPGLADMLKTRAETAKRDALTEHAEMAESLPVDAPARAFELTVDWSVAADTPQLLVLTAEGYDYRGGAHGMPIHRVLYWDKAAAREIPFDALFTDRAAALATVRDDFCAKLDKARADKRGISLAELKKSTDDTMESFTACPEFDEKIPVAFTHPVGGKFGRITFIVPPYIAGPYAEGDYTLDLMIPKAMIPYVADKYRPSFPGTGN; this is encoded by the coding sequence ATGACCCGATTTGCACCGACCCTCGTCCTCCTTGCCGGCTTCGGCCTCGCCGCATGCAATGGCGGAACCGATGGTGAATCCGATCCGGCCGGCGAAAACGCCACCGTCGCCGGTCATGTGGCGCCGACCGGCAATCAGGCATCGCCGGTCTCGCCGCAGCCCGAGCGGACCGAGGCGATCGACCTGAAGGAAAAGAGCGACGCGCTCGAATTCTCCTATCGCATCCCGGCGGAAGCGGCGGCGATCCCCGGCCTTGCCGACATGCTGAAGACCCGTGCCGAAACGGCGAAGCGCGATGCGTTGACCGAGCACGCCGAAATGGCCGAATCGTTGCCGGTGGACGCACCGGCCCGTGCCTTTGAACTGACCGTCGACTGGTCGGTCGCGGCCGACACGCCGCAATTGCTGGTGCTCACGGCCGAGGGCTACGACTATCGCGGCGGCGCCCATGGCATGCCGATCCACCGGGTCCTTTATTGGGACAAGGCCGCGGCGCGCGAAATCCCGTTCGATGCCCTGTTCACCGACCGTGCCGCGGCGCTTGCCACGGTGCGGGACGATTTCTGCGCCAAGCTGGACAAGGCGCGTGCCGACAAGCGCGGTATCTCGCTCGCCGAACTGAAGAAGAGCACCGACGACACCATGGAGAGCTTCACCGCCTGCCCGGAATTCGACGAGAAGATCCCGGTCGCTTTCACGCACCCGGTCGGCGGCAAGTTCGGACGGATCACCTTCATCGTGCCGCCCTATATTGCGGGGCCGTATGCGGAGGGCGACTATACGCTGGACCTGATGATCCCGAAGGCGATGATCCCCTATGTCGCCGACAAATATCGCCCGTCCTTTCCCGGCACCGGGAATTGA
- a CDS encoding SDR family NAD(P)-dependent oxidoreductase has protein sequence MKLSGTALVTGASAGLGVHFARALAAGGHDLILTARRGDRLEALAADLRARHGIAATAIAADLAEAGAVDMLMAGIDRRGLAVDILINNAGFGASGAFAEQDRAMLARMVDCNCRALVELCHAVLPGMIRMRAGAILNLASTAAFQPGPWMSAYYASKAFVLHFSEGLHEEVKQHGVHVSALCPGPTRTDFAAVAGMGDSAPFKHFAADPRAVARDGLKALAANEAVRISGLRNRIMAASARLAPRFAVRRLVASLQRTRLP, from the coding sequence ATGAAGCTGAGCGGAACCGCGCTCGTCACCGGCGCATCGGCCGGGCTGGGCGTGCATTTCGCCCGTGCGCTGGCGGCGGGTGGCCATGACCTGATCCTGACCGCGCGGCGCGGTGACCGGCTGGAGGCGCTCGCCGCCGACCTGCGCGCGCGGCACGGCATCGCCGCGACCGCTATCGCCGCCGATCTGGCGGAGGCGGGGGCGGTCGACATGCTGATGGCCGGGATCGACCGGCGCGGCCTCGCCGTCGATATCCTGATCAACAATGCCGGTTTCGGCGCGAGCGGCGCGTTCGCCGAGCAGGACCGGGCGATGCTCGCGCGCATGGTCGATTGCAACTGCCGCGCGCTCGTCGAACTGTGCCACGCGGTGCTGCCGGGCATGATCCGGATGCGCGCCGGCGCGATCCTGAACCTGGCCTCGACCGCCGCGTTCCAGCCCGGCCCGTGGATGAGCGCCTATTACGCCAGCAAGGCGTTCGTGCTCCACTTCTCCGAAGGCCTGCACGAGGAGGTGAAGCAGCACGGCGTCCATGTCAGCGCGCTCTGTCCGGGGCCGACGCGCACCGACTTCGCCGCTGTGGCCGGCATGGGCGACAGCGCTCCGTTCAAACACTTCGCCGCCGATCCGCGAGCCGTGGCGCGCGACGGGCTGAAGGCGCTGGCGGCGAACGAGGCGGTGCGGATTTCGGGCCTGCGCAACCGGATCATGGCGGCGTCTGCGCGTCTTGCGCCGCGGTTCGCGGTCCGCCGGCTGGTCGCCTCGCTGCAACGCACGCGCCTGCCCTGA
- a CDS encoding thiolase family protein — protein MREAAIVSTARTGIGKAYRGCFNETEAPVLAAHVMNAAIARAGIDPARIDDVFWGVGNQWGTTGGNAGRMAIFAAGLPETIPAFTLDRKCGSGLTTLALAARSIMCDEIDVALSGGMESISHTVTSDAPRRRNRSVLEREPHAYMAMIETAEIVAERYGISREAQDEFAAISQQRAAAGLEEGAFAEEIVPITVDKAVVDRQGNRTGTETVTVTQDEGIRPGTTAAVLSGLKPVWKDGEVIERGRNVTAGNASQLSDGAAAQIVMDRKAAEAEGREILGIYRGFQVAGCAPDQMGIGPVFAVPKLLGRAGLSVADIGLWEINEAFASQCLYCRDVLGIDPERLNVDGGAIAIGHPFGMTGARLVGHALIAARKRGVRWAVVSMCTAGGMGAAGLFEIV, from the coding sequence ATGCGCGAAGCCGCCATCGTATCCACCGCCCGCACCGGCATCGGCAAGGCCTATCGCGGCTGTTTCAACGAGACCGAGGCGCCGGTGCTCGCCGCGCACGTGATGAACGCGGCGATCGCGCGGGCGGGCATCGATCCGGCGCGAATCGACGACGTGTTCTGGGGCGTGGGCAACCAATGGGGCACGACCGGCGGCAATGCCGGCCGCATGGCGATCTTCGCCGCCGGCCTGCCCGAGACGATCCCCGCCTTCACGCTGGACCGCAAATGCGGCTCCGGGCTCACCACGCTCGCGCTCGCCGCCCGGTCGATCATGTGCGACGAGATCGACGTGGCGCTGTCGGGGGGAATGGAATCGATCAGCCACACCGTCACCAGCGATGCGCCGCGCCGGCGCAACCGATCGGTGCTGGAGCGGGAACCGCACGCCTATATGGCGATGATCGAGACCGCCGAGATCGTGGCCGAACGCTATGGCATCAGCCGCGAAGCCCAGGACGAATTCGCCGCGATCAGCCAGCAGCGCGCGGCCGCGGGCCTGGAAGAAGGCGCTTTCGCCGAGGAGATCGTCCCGATTACCGTCGACAAGGCGGTGGTCGACAGGCAGGGCAACCGCACCGGCACCGAAACGGTGACCGTGACGCAGGACGAGGGCATCCGTCCGGGGACGACCGCGGCGGTGCTTTCCGGCCTGAAGCCCGTCTGGAAGGACGGCGAGGTCATCGAACGAGGCAGGAACGTCACCGCCGGCAACGCCAGCCAGCTTTCCGACGGCGCCGCGGCGCAGATCGTCATGGACCGCAAGGCCGCGGAGGCGGAAGGGCGGGAGATATTGGGCATCTATCGCGGCTTCCAGGTGGCCGGATGCGCCCCCGACCAGATGGGCATCGGCCCGGTCTTCGCCGTGCCGAAGCTGCTGGGCCGCGCCGGGCTTTCGGTCGCGGATATCGGCCTGTGGGAGATCAACGAGGCGTTCGCCAGCCAGTGCCTCTATTGCCGCGACGTACTCGGCATCGACCCGGAAAGGCTCAACGTCGACGGTGGCGCGATCGCGATCGGCCATCCCTTCGGCATGACCGGCGCGCGACTGGTCGGCCACGCGCTGATCGCGGCGCGCAAGCGCGGCGTGCGCTGGGCGGTGGTGTCGATGTGCACCGCGGGCGGCATGGGGGCGGCCGGGCTGTTCGAGATCGTCTGA
- a CDS encoding crotonase/enoyl-CoA hydratase family protein, whose product MTGRRVTIDMDGHVAEVRLARPDKRNALDPAMFDAIAGAIDALSKRAGLRAVVLSGEGRAFCAGLDVTVMASGGSDADLLERAHGLANRAQQVAWGWRTLPVPVIAAVHGIAFGGGLQIMSGADVRFAAPEMRLSAMEMKWGIVPDMAGFALWRGLVRDDHLRELIYTAREFDSVEALDFGFVSHVVDDPRNAAMALAKEIAARNPHAIRAAKRLATLAADADAAAILAAESGEQAKLLRSPNQIEAVRANTERRRPDFAD is encoded by the coding sequence ATGACCGGACGGCGGGTTACGATCGACATGGACGGCCATGTGGCCGAGGTGCGGCTGGCGCGGCCCGACAAGCGCAACGCGCTCGACCCCGCGATGTTCGACGCCATCGCCGGCGCCATCGATGCGCTGTCGAAGCGGGCGGGGCTGCGCGCGGTGGTGCTGTCGGGCGAGGGGCGGGCCTTCTGCGCCGGGCTCGACGTGACGGTCATGGCGTCGGGCGGGTCGGACGCCGACCTGCTGGAGCGCGCGCACGGCCTGGCCAACCGGGCGCAGCAGGTCGCCTGGGGCTGGCGCACGCTGCCGGTGCCGGTGATCGCGGCGGTGCACGGGATCGCATTCGGCGGCGGGCTGCAGATCATGTCGGGCGCCGACGTGCGGTTTGCAGCGCCGGAGATGCGGCTGTCGGCGATGGAGATGAAATGGGGCATCGTTCCCGACATGGCGGGCTTCGCGCTGTGGCGCGGGCTGGTGCGCGACGATCATCTGCGCGAGCTGATCTATACCGCGCGCGAATTCGACAGCGTCGAGGCGCTCGATTTCGGCTTCGTCAGCCATGTCGTGGACGATCCCCGCAACGCGGCGATGGCGCTGGCGAAGGAAATCGCCGCTCGCAACCCGCACGCGATCCGCGCGGCGAAACGGCTCGCCACCCTGGCGGCCGATGCGGATGCGGCGGCGATCCTGGCGGCCGAAAGCGGGGAACAGGCAAAGCTCCTGCGCTCGCCCAATCAGATCGAGGCGGTGCGCGCCAACACGGAGCGGCGCCGGCCCGATTTCGCCGACTGA